A window of the Nitrosopumilus ureiphilus genome harbors these coding sequences:
- a CDS encoding cytidylyltransferase domain-containing protein codes for MIGCIIQARIGSSRLPGKTLMKLDKKNTVLDFVINQLSYSKLIETIVIATTDLKEDDVIEIFAKNLNINIFRGNSNDVVDRYFQCAKKFSIDTIVRITADNPLIDPNIIDLVIDEYCDKKCDFATNTLHRTFPYGTEVEVFSFEVIEKTWFNAKKPSEREHVTPFIRDPQNKFYLVNVENYEDLSKIRYTVDRREDLKLIKEIIKNINTKPILLKHIIELYQTKPNIFKINENVKHDGYITSLKKDQQYFKSHNEDNS; via the coding sequence ATGATTGGATGTATTATTCAGGCACGAATTGGCTCTAGTAGACTTCCCGGAAAAACTTTGATGAAACTAGACAAAAAAAATACAGTTTTGGATTTTGTAATAAATCAACTTTCATACAGTAAATTAATAGAGACAATTGTTATTGCAACTACCGATCTCAAAGAAGATGACGTTATTGAAATTTTTGCCAAAAATTTGAACATAAATATTTTTAGAGGAAACTCAAACGATGTAGTTGATAGATATTTTCAGTGTGCAAAAAAATTTTCGATAGATACTATTGTAAGAATTACTGCAGATAATCCATTAATTGATCCAAATATTATTGATTTAGTCATAGATGAATATTGTGATAAAAAATGTGATTTTGCAACAAATACATTACATAGAACATTTCCATATGGTACAGAAGTTGAAGTTTTTTCTTTTGAAGTTATTGAAAAAACATGGTTCAATGCCAAAAAGCCTTCAGAACGGGAACATGTTACACCATTTATTAGAGATCCACAAAACAAATTCTATTTAGTAAATGTAGAAAACTATGAGGATCTCTCAAAGATAAGATATACTGTTGATAGAAGAGAAGATCTTAAACTTATAAAAGAAATTATAAAAAATATTAACACAAAACCAATTTTACTGAAACATATAATTGAACTGTATCAAACTAAACCCAACATCTTTAAAATCAATGAAAATGTTAAACATGATGGTTATATCACATCTTTAAAAAAAGATCAACAATATTTTAAATCTCATAATGAGGATAATTCTTAA
- a CDS encoding DegT/DnrJ/EryC1/StrS family aminotransferase — protein MSKIKLFDPFLDGSEKNAINQVLDSHFWASGAGTGYVGKFEEKFSKYVGSKNSIAVNSGTAALNLALSMFDIKNKEVILPSLSFVSTAHAVILNGGIPIFADIDSQTLCIDPIQIKKLISKKTKIILPVHFAGLPANLYEIKKICKENNLYLIEDAAHASGSSYQNKKIGRHGDLVCFSFHPVKNLAMPTGGLISINTKNYKKISTILKEKRWCGISNRKGITYDVKNVGWNYYMNEFSAAIGIEQLKKLDNLNNVRKKIAKLYNKKINLEHKMMYDENSSYHIFWIRVKKRNQFRKKMSNVGIETGIHYKPIHTFSMYAKNNTLPITEKIANEIVSIPIHPNLSDDEIEKIINSVNKFS, from the coding sequence ATGTCAAAAATAAAACTATTTGATCCTTTCTTGGATGGTTCTGAAAAAAATGCCATTAATCAGGTATTAGATAGTCATTTTTGGGCATCAGGTGCGGGTACTGGTTATGTAGGAAAATTTGAAGAAAAATTCTCAAAATATGTTGGCTCTAAAAATAGTATTGCAGTAAATAGCGGAACGGCTGCACTAAATCTTGCATTATCTATGTTTGATATAAAAAATAAAGAAGTCATTTTACCCTCATTATCATTTGTATCTACAGCTCATGCTGTAATTCTAAATGGAGGAATTCCTATTTTTGCAGATATTGATTCACAAACTCTTTGCATAGATCCTATTCAAATAAAAAAACTAATTTCCAAAAAAACTAAGATAATTCTCCCAGTTCATTTTGCAGGATTACCCGCCAATTTATATGAAATAAAAAAAATTTGTAAAGAAAATAATCTTTATTTGATTGAAGATGCAGCACATGCTTCTGGTTCATCTTATCAAAATAAAAAAATTGGACGTCATGGAGATTTAGTTTGTTTTAGTTTTCACCCTGTAAAAAATTTAGCAATGCCGACTGGTGGCTTAATTTCTATTAATACAAAAAATTATAAAAAAATTAGTACCATTTTAAAAGAAAAACGTTGGTGTGGAATTAGTAATAGGAAAGGAATTACTTATGATGTAAAAAATGTAGGTTGGAACTATTATATGAATGAGTTTTCTGCAGCTATAGGAATCGAACAATTAAAAAAATTAGATAATCTAAATAATGTTAGGAAAAAAATTGCAAAATTATATAACAAAAAAATTAATCTAGAACATAAAATGATGTATGATGAAAATTCCTCTTACCACATTTTCTGGATACGAGTAAAAAAAAGAAATCAATTCAGGAAAAAAATGAGTAATGTTGGAATAGAAACAGGAATTCATTATAAGCCCATTCATACTTTTTCAATGTACGCAAAAAACAACACACTTCCAATAACAGAAAAAATTGCAAACGAAATAGTATCAATTCCTATTCATCCAAACTTGTCAGATGATGAAATTGAAAAAATTATTAACAGCGTAAATAAATTCTCATAA
- a CDS encoding class I SAM-dependent methyltransferase, producing MTKFINDSYLKLPVFQCKKCNLYVTGESEIEIEEKTKSIYLEKHWGQNNLWDATNAIKNNYTDIDSQGKRRHWISQYKYCKPYITNKKNILEIGAGQGQATFWFDNEGFSVTSIEPDENNVELINKKLKNSHCIVGTAENFQINEKFDVIWMSHVLEHIIKPVQFFENIRRNLKNEGIFFIEVPNCENDSMLNSSIFLVPHTFHFSKNSLANLAKKSGFKVVKSDYFRPATKLEGIVNKLTRSRLKKFQYYPRIPTNNKKGKFLRLLLKM from the coding sequence ATGACGAAATTTATCAATGATTCTTATTTGAAATTACCAGTATTTCAATGTAAAAAATGCAATCTTTATGTCACTGGTGAATCAGAAATAGAAATAGAAGAAAAAACAAAATCGATTTATCTAGAAAAACATTGGGGACAGAATAATTTATGGGATGCTACAAATGCAATTAAAAATAATTATACAGATATAGATTCACAAGGCAAGAGAAGACATTGGATTTCACAATATAAATATTGTAAGCCATATATCACAAATAAAAAAAATATATTAGAAATCGGTGCAGGTCAGGGTCAAGCTACATTTTGGTTTGATAATGAAGGATTTTCTGTTACATCTATTGAACCAGATGAAAATAATGTTGAATTAATTAATAAAAAATTAAAAAACAGTCATTGTATTGTAGGCACTGCAGAGAATTTTCAAATAAATGAAAAATTTGATGTTATTTGGATGTCTCATGTTTTAGAGCACATAATAAAACCTGTTCAGTTCTTTGAAAATATTCGTAGAAATTTAAAGAATGAAGGAATTTTTTTCATAGAAGTACCAAACTGTGAAAATGATTCAATGCTTAATTCATCAATATTTTTAGTACCACATACTTTTCATTTTTCTAAAAATTCGCTAGCAAATTTAGCTAAAAAATCAGGATTTAAAGTAGTTAAATCTGATTATTTTAGACCAGCGACAAAGTTAGAAGGAATTGTTAATAAATTAACAAGATCCAGATTAAAAAAATTTCAGTATTATCCAAGAATACCTACAAATAATAAGAAAGGAAAATTTTTGCGATTATTATTAAAAATGTGA
- a CDS encoding sulfatase family protein, with the protein MKPNILFIVIDSFSAKKCFGKNKTSITPNIDNLIKQGTYFSQTISASSSTVLSFGSIFTGLYPFESVIRENNYFKIDPKKITYIENLIDFGYNAYATLPKIFTFVGLEKIFQREIETYDSFENLYNGVGEQILDSLNSKNLQEPWLYYLHLMDLHGTETSFLSDPPEEFSDKKFGINRYDRMVSAMDVWLGKILEKIDLEKTLIILTADHGADSASWTPEMEKFAQYNIENRKVESGTLHKISMKVPKSLIPFRKKLSDKYREKRDQTIQKKIQPEIEKIVELDLTPYEKRVMQNAIGSIPKVYEEMCHVPLIISGFKIPNKIIEQLVSSIDIFPTIAEIVNMPKNNGKIHGQSLLPLINDKTIEERPVYIESDIDSSSKTNVIGIRTSKYKYFRSGDSSTVNQHLYDLQTDALEENNIANENPKTVEDMESILQKLKNNSYMQSDQKQIDEDKRKKIQEELKKLGYIS; encoded by the coding sequence TTGAAACCCAATATTCTATTTATCGTAATTGACTCATTTTCAGCCAAAAAATGTTTTGGTAAAAATAAAACATCAATAACACCAAATATAGATAATTTGATCAAACAAGGAACTTATTTTTCCCAAACAATTTCTGCTTCTTCTTCAACCGTTTTATCATTTGGTAGTATCTTCACTGGTTTATATCCATTTGAGAGTGTTATTCGAGAAAATAATTATTTTAAAATTGATCCTAAAAAAATAACCTATATTGAAAATTTAATTGATTTTGGTTATAATGCTTATGCAACTTTACCAAAAATATTCACATTTGTTGGATTGGAAAAAATCTTTCAAAGAGAAATTGAAACTTATGATTCTTTTGAAAATTTATACAATGGTGTTGGTGAACAAATACTTGATAGTCTAAACTCAAAAAATCTACAAGAACCATGGTTATACTATTTACATTTAATGGATTTACATGGAACTGAAACATCATTTCTAAGTGATCCACCTGAAGAGTTTTCTGATAAAAAATTTGGAATTAACAGATATGATAGAATGGTTTCTGCCATGGATGTGTGGCTGGGAAAAATTTTGGAAAAAATTGATTTAGAAAAAACATTAATTATTTTAACTGCCGATCATGGTGCTGATTCAGCTTCTTGGACACCAGAAATGGAGAAATTTGCTCAATACAATATAGAAAACCGAAAAGTAGAATCTGGAACCCTACATAAAATATCTATGAAAGTACCCAAATCTTTAATTCCTTTTAGGAAAAAATTGTCTGATAAATATAGAGAAAAAAGAGATCAAACAATTCAAAAAAAAATTCAACCCGAAATAGAAAAAATTGTTGAACTTGATTTGACTCCATATGAAAAGCGTGTAATGCAAAATGCTATAGGATCCATTCCTAAAGTTTATGAAGAAATGTGTCATGTTCCATTAATCATTTCAGGTTTTAAAATTCCTAACAAAATTATTGAACAATTAGTTAGCAGTATTGATATCTTTCCAACTATTGCTGAAATTGTAAATATGCCAAAAAATAATGGAAAAATTCATGGACAAAGTCTTCTCCCACTTATTAATGACAAAACAATAGAAGAAAGACCAGTATATATTGAAAGTGATATTGATTCATCATCAAAAACTAATGTAATAGGAATACGAACTTCCAAATACAAGTATTTCAGGAGTGGTGATTCTTCTACTGTTAATCAACATCTTTATGATCTTCAAACTGATGCATTAGAAGAAAATAACATTGCAAATGAAAATCCCAAAACTGTTGAAGACATGGAAAGTATTTTGCAAAAATTAAAAAATAATTCTTACATGCAAAGTGATCAAAAACAAATAGATGAAGATAAAAGGAAAAAAATTCAAGAAGAATTAAAGAAGCTTGGGTATATCTCTTGA
- a CDS encoding class I SAM-dependent methyltransferase: protein MEENTEKKWWELIRNGELATALEMFPKKKNLEVLEIGGRDGFQAELISKNGYNVTSIDIKPLFPQFFPVQKGDINKLNFKENSFDIIFSSNMLQEIVSIKEAFNEMKRVLKKDGVIIHIVPSSWWSLITNFWHYCLIPKYLIKSKKFQSIFNSDIKMENTNKNISKEKEVNSAEKNLKRLFFHPLGANTSFIHEIIYFSNFYWKELFRHNGFEIICKKNCPFFYSGYAVFKFKFLNFRKLFAKYFPSCYCFVLTQNSSL from the coding sequence ATGGAAGAAAATACTGAAAAGAAATGGTGGGAATTAATTCGAAATGGTGAATTAGCAACAGCTTTGGAAATGTTTCCAAAAAAGAAAAATTTGGAAGTTTTAGAAATAGGTGGTCGAGATGGATTCCAGGCAGAATTAATTTCTAAAAATGGATATAACGTCACTTCAATTGATATCAAACCACTATTTCCACAATTTTTTCCTGTTCAAAAAGGGGATATTAACAAATTAAATTTTAAAGAAAATTCATTTGACATCATATTTTCTTCAAATATGTTACAAGAAATTGTTTCTATTAAAGAAGCATTTAATGAAATGAAACGAGTTTTGAAAAAAGATGGAGTAATAATTCACATTGTTCCTTCAAGCTGGTGGTCATTAATAACAAATTTTTGGCATTACTGTTTAATTCCTAAATATTTAATAAAATCAAAGAAATTTCAGAGTATTTTTAATTCAGACATAAAAATGGAAAATACCAATAAAAATATTTCAAAAGAAAAAGAGGTTAACTCTGCAGAAAAAAATCTCAAAAGATTGTTTTTTCATCCTTTAGGTGCAAATACTAGTTTCATTCATGAAATTATTTATTTTTCAAACTTTTATTGGAAAGAATTATTCAGACATAATGGATTTGAAATTATTTGTAAGAAAAATTGTCCATTCTTTTATTCTGGGTATGCAGTATTTAAATTCAAATTTTTAAATTTTAGAAAATTATTTGCTAAATATTTTCCTAGTTGTTATTGTTTTGTATTAACACAAAATTCTAGTTTGTAG